A portion of the Acidimicrobiales bacterium genome contains these proteins:
- a CDS encoding zf-HC2 domain-containing protein, with amino-acid sequence MNGPRRFTPLGCEEVGELAAEFALGLLVGAERAAVVAHLEGCRQCGAQVADLAEAGEQMLVVSPIVEPPAGFEQRVLARLAPLGPPVAPRRRRWRGTTLAVAAAVALVLGTAGLVLRYTGDEPAPTEPAPAERLAATLVSARGNRDVGDVVLTEADPMVLDLDMADWMEEIDTWGTPPTGPWSLHVTRAGGSHEEHVVPLADDSTPQVSLESGSAAVEKVWITDGTGRRWCSADL; translated from the coding sequence GTGAACGGGCCGCGGCGCTTCACGCCCCTCGGCTGCGAGGAGGTGGGGGAGCTGGCGGCGGAGTTCGCCCTCGGGCTGCTCGTCGGCGCCGAGCGGGCCGCGGTCGTGGCCCACCTGGAGGGCTGCCGGCAGTGCGGCGCCCAGGTGGCCGACCTGGCCGAGGCGGGCGAGCAGATGCTGGTGGTGTCGCCGATCGTCGAGCCCCCGGCCGGCTTCGAGCAGCGGGTGCTGGCCCGTCTCGCCCCGCTGGGACCGCCCGTGGCGCCCCGCCGGCGTCGCTGGCGGGGCACGACGCTGGCCGTCGCCGCGGCCGTGGCCCTGGTGCTCGGCACCGCCGGGCTGGTGCTGCGCTACACCGGCGACGAGCCGGCGCCCACCGAGCCGGCGCCCGCCGAGCGGCTCGCGGCGACGCTGGTGTCGGCCCGGGGGAACCGCGACGTCGGCGACGTCGTGCTCACCGAGGCCGACCCGATGGTCCTCGACCTGGACATGGCCGACTGGATGGAGGAGATCGACACCTGGGGGACGCCGCCGACGGGCCCCTGGTCGCTGCACGTGACCCGGGCGGGCGGCAGCCACGAGGAGCACGTCGTGCCCCTGGCCGACGACTCCACGCCCCAGGTGTCGCTCGAGAGCGGCTCGGCGGCCGTCGAGAAGGTCTGGATCACCGACGGAACCGGCCGGCGCTGGTGCTCCGCTGACCTCTGA
- a CDS encoding 1,4-dihydroxy-2-naphthoyl-CoA synthase translates to MATPGISPLFDPKAWQEVDGFDFTDITYHRAIDVGVVRVAFDRPEVRNAFRPHGVDELYRALDHARQSPDVGCVLLTGNGPSPRDGGWAFCSGGDQRIRGRDGYRYAEGETAETIDPGRSGRLHILEVQRLIRTMPKVVICLVPGWAAGGGHSLHVVCDLTLASREHARFKQTDTDVASFDGGFGSAYLARQVGQKFAREIFFLGDEYDAEAAHRMGMVNAVVPHDELEKVGLEWGRRVMTKSPTAQRMAKFALNLIDDGLVGQQVFAGEATRLAYMTDEAAEGREAFLEKRSPDWAPFPWHY, encoded by the coding sequence ATGGCGACCCCCGGCATCTCCCCGCTGTTCGACCCGAAGGCCTGGCAGGAGGTGGACGGCTTCGACTTCACCGACATCACCTACCACCGGGCCATCGACGTGGGTGTGGTGCGCGTCGCCTTCGACCGCCCCGAGGTGCGCAACGCCTTCCGCCCCCACGGCGTCGACGAGCTGTACCGGGCGCTCGACCACGCCCGCCAGAGCCCCGACGTCGGCTGCGTACTGCTCACCGGCAACGGCCCCTCGCCCAGGGACGGCGGCTGGGCGTTCTGCTCCGGCGGCGACCAGCGCATCCGCGGCCGCGACGGCTACCGCTACGCCGAGGGCGAGACCGCCGAGACGATCGACCCGGGTCGCAGCGGCCGGCTCCACATCCTCGAGGTCCAGCGCCTGATCCGCACGATGCCGAAGGTGGTGATCTGCCTGGTGCCGGGGTGGGCGGCCGGCGGCGGCCACAGCCTCCACGTGGTGTGCGACCTGACCCTCGCCAGCCGGGAGCACGCCCGCTTCAAGCAGACCGACACCGACGTCGCCAGCTTCGACGGCGGCTTCGGCTCCGCCTACCTGGCCCGCCAGGTGGGCCAGAAGTTCGCCCGGGAGATCTTCTTCCTCGGCGACGAGTACGACGCCGAGGCCGCCCACCGGATGGGGATGGTCAACGCCGTCGTCCCCCACGACGAGCTCGAGAAGGTGGGCCTGGAGTGGGGTCGCCGGGTGATGACCAAGAGCCCCACCGCCCAGCGGATGGCCAAGTTCGCCCTCAACCTGATCGACGACGGCCTGGTCGGCCAGCAGGTGTTCGCCGGCGAGGCCACGCGGCTGGCCTACATGACCGACGAGGCCGCCGAGGGCCGCGAGGCGTTCCTGGAGAAGCGTTCGCCCGACTGGGCCCCCTTCCCCTGGCACTACTGA
- a CDS encoding MarR family transcriptional regulator: MSERTTTRDDLLDDERMTLTGLLVESGEGLKEVLHRHLVDECGLTIQSFVLLLRLSRSPERRLRMSDLADQTGLTPSGLTRAIDRLAQAGLVERLPCPDDRRGSYAALTTEGLTRVRAAVQPHLRHLDEEFVGRLTPDERDDLARILRKVRDHVNPGAARPPEPI; encoded by the coding sequence ATGAGCGAGCGAACCACCACCCGAGACGACCTGCTCGACGACGAGCGGATGACTCTCACGGGCCTCCTGGTCGAGTCCGGTGAGGGCTTGAAGGAGGTGCTCCACCGCCACCTCGTCGACGAGTGCGGTCTGACGATCCAGTCGTTCGTGCTGCTGCTCCGGCTGTCCCGCTCCCCGGAGCGGCGGCTGCGGATGAGCGACCTGGCCGACCAGACCGGCCTCACGCCCAGCGGCCTGACCAGGGCGATCGACCGTCTGGCCCAGGCCGGCCTCGTCGAACGGCTCCCCTGCCCCGACGACCGCCGCGGCTCCTACGCGGCGCTCACCACCGAGGGCCTGACCCGGGTGCGGGCGGCCGTGCAGCCCCACCTGCGGCACCTCGACGAGGAGTTCGTGGGCCGGCTCACCCCCGACGAGCGCGACGACCTGGCCCGGATCCTCCGCAAGGTCCGCGACCACGTGAACCCGGGAGCGGCCCGCCCACCCGAGCCGATCTGA
- a CDS encoding flavodoxin domain-containing protein, whose protein sequence is MTRAVVIYESMTGNTARAAQLIGQAAREAGAEVAVFPIDDIGLKELAEADVVFVGTWVDGLVLFGHRPGRKAKLQRMPVIDGKRAAVFMTYAIHAGKALDRLAAVVEERGATVVARQLFRRDQLQVGVEDFVHNTLASVPAANG, encoded by the coding sequence GTGACCCGAGCAGTGGTGATCTACGAGAGCATGACGGGCAACACGGCCCGGGCTGCGCAGTTGATCGGTCAGGCGGCCCGGGAGGCCGGGGCCGAGGTGGCGGTGTTCCCGATCGACGACATCGGGCTCAAGGAGCTGGCCGAGGCCGACGTCGTGTTCGTCGGCACCTGGGTCGACGGGCTGGTCCTGTTCGGCCACCGGCCCGGCCGGAAGGCCAAGCTGCAGCGGATGCCCGTGATCGACGGCAAGCGGGCCGCCGTGTTCATGACCTACGCCATCCACGCCGGCAAGGCGCTCGATCGCCTCGCCGCGGTGGTGGAGGAGCGGGGAGCCACCGTCGTCGCCCGCCAGCTGTTCCGCCGTGATCAACTGCAGGTCGGAGTCGAAGACTTCGTCCACAACACGCTGGCGTCGGTCCCGGCCGCCAACGGCTGA
- a CDS encoding long-chain fatty acid--CoA ligase, with the protein MLNLSVFLDDSAREVPDRPAVVRGDSVLTYGQVNALANQLANALIARGIEPGQRVALSCPNLEWFPIAYYGILKAGAVVVPLNVLLKPREIAYHLEDSSASAYLCFAGLPDLPLGQMGYEAFSRVDSCHTMVLLPADLTAPSPFAGVPTFLDFVADHPPTIDSAATSPDDTAVILYTSGTTGQPKGAELSHANMVINARLCEQLYPPPEDHDTHLVTLPLFHSFGQSCQMNAGFYKQATLVLLPRFTPDAALQLMQRHGVTIFAGVPTMYWALINAEATGVDIPALAAQLRVAISGGAPLPLEVLKGFEQRFGVTVLEGYGLSETSPVATFNRHDKPTKPGTVGPAVWGVSVRVVDGDDKDVPTGEPGEVVIRGHNIMKGYLDRPEATAEALRGGWFHTGDIGTLDEDGYLSITDRVKDMIVRGGFNVYPREIEEVLMTHPAVSLVAVVGIPDDRLGEEVKAFVVLDEGAVATEADLVAWSKTQMADYKYPRHIDFLGELPMNATGKILKRELRPA; encoded by the coding sequence ATGCTCAACCTGTCCGTCTTCCTCGACGACTCCGCCCGTGAGGTGCCCGATCGCCCGGCGGTCGTCCGGGGCGATTCGGTCCTCACCTACGGGCAGGTGAACGCGCTCGCCAACCAGCTGGCCAACGCTCTGATCGCCCGGGGCATCGAGCCGGGGCAGCGGGTGGCGCTGAGCTGCCCCAACCTGGAGTGGTTCCCGATCGCCTACTACGGGATCCTCAAGGCGGGGGCCGTGGTGGTGCCGCTGAACGTGCTGCTCAAGCCCCGTGAGATCGCCTACCACCTGGAGGACTCGAGCGCCTCGGCCTACCTGTGCTTCGCCGGCCTCCCCGACCTGCCGCTGGGCCAGATGGGCTACGAGGCCTTCTCCCGGGTTGACAGCTGCCACACGATGGTGCTGCTGCCCGCCGACCTGACGGCGCCGTCGCCGTTCGCAGGCGTCCCGACGTTCCTCGACTTCGTGGCCGACCACCCGCCCACCATCGACTCGGCGGCCACGAGCCCCGACGACACGGCGGTGATCCTCTACACCTCCGGCACCACCGGCCAGCCCAAGGGCGCCGAGCTGAGCCACGCCAACATGGTGATCAACGCCCGCCTGTGCGAGCAGCTGTACCCGCCGCCGGAGGACCACGACACCCACCTGGTCACGCTGCCGCTGTTCCACTCGTTCGGCCAGTCGTGCCAGATGAACGCCGGCTTCTACAAGCAGGCCACGCTGGTGCTGCTGCCCCGCTTCACGCCCGACGCAGCCCTGCAGCTCATGCAGCGGCACGGGGTGACGATCTTCGCCGGCGTGCCCACCATGTACTGGGCGCTGATCAACGCCGAGGCGACGGGCGTCGACATCCCGGCGCTGGCGGCGCAGCTGCGGGTGGCGATCTCCGGCGGCGCGCCCCTGCCGCTGGAGGTGCTCAAAGGCTTCGAGCAGCGCTTCGGCGTGACGGTCCTGGAGGGCTACGGCCTGTCCGAGACCAGCCCGGTCGCCACGTTCAACCGTCACGACAAGCCGACCAAGCCGGGGACCGTCGGCCCCGCGGTGTGGGGCGTGTCGGTGCGGGTGGTCGACGGCGACGACAAGGACGTGCCCACCGGCGAGCCCGGCGAGGTGGTCATCCGGGGCCACAACATCATGAAGGGCTACCTGGACCGGCCCGAGGCCACCGCCGAGGCGCTGCGGGGCGGGTGGTTCCACACGGGCGACATCGGGACGCTCGACGAGGACGGCTACCTGTCGATCACCGACCGGGTGAAGGACATGATCGTGCGGGGCGGCTTCAACGTGTACCCCCGCGAGATCGAGGAGGTGCTGATGACGCACCCGGCGGTGAGCCTGGTGGCGGTGGTCGGCATCCCCGACGACCGGCTCGGCGAGGAGGTGAAGGCGTTCGTGGTGCTCGACGAGGGCGCCGTGGCCACCGAGGCCGACCTGGTGGCGTGGTCGAAGACGCAGATGGCCGACTACAAGTACCCCCGCCACATCGACTTCCTGGGCGAGCTGCCCATGAACGCCACCGGCAAGATCCTCAAGCGGGAGCTGCGGCCGGCCTGA
- the typA gene encoding translational GTPase TypA — translation MLNFRNVAIVAHVDHGKTTLVDQMLWQSGAFRANQDVNERVLDSNDLEREKGITILAKNTAVRYGDIKINIIDTPGHADFGGEVERGLSMVDGVLLLVDASEGPLPQTRFVLRKALEAKLPVMLVVNKVDRPDARIAEVVSEVEELFLDLDAALEQLDFPIVYCVAREGRASLERPADGAGLPEGTNLKPLLDLLVERVPAPEHNPDAPLQALVTNLDASPYLGRLALCRVRAGTIHKNQPVAWCRTDGTIEPAKISELYVTEALDRIPVDEAGPGEIIAIAGLPDITIGETLADIDDPRPLPLITIDEPSLSMTIGINTSPLAGKDKAGKKLTARLVKGRLDQEVIGNVSIRVLPTERPDTWEVQGRGELQLAVLVEMMRREGFELTVGKPQVLTREIDGVVHEPIDRLTVDVPEEYLGVVTQLLALRKGRMEQIVNHGTGWVRGEFLIPARGLIGFRTEMLTETRGTALLHHVFEGMAPWAGEIKARRNGSLVADRSGPTTGFALISLQERGQLYVAPGVDVYEGMIVGENARVEDMDVNPTKEKKLNNIRSSTAEAFEKLIPPRPLSLEQALELIAEDECVEVTPSFVRLRKLVFDQTERARAAKRAKA, via the coding sequence GTGCTGAATTTCCGGAACGTCGCCATCGTCGCCCACGTCGACCACGGCAAGACCACCCTCGTCGACCAGATGCTGTGGCAGTCCGGCGCGTTCCGGGCCAACCAGGACGTGAACGAGCGCGTCCTCGACAGCAACGACCTGGAGCGTGAGAAGGGCATCACGATCCTCGCCAAGAACACCGCGGTGCGCTACGGCGACATCAAGATCAACATCATCGACACCCCCGGCCACGCCGACTTCGGTGGCGAGGTGGAGCGGGGCCTGTCGATGGTCGACGGCGTGCTGCTGCTGGTCGACGCCTCCGAGGGTCCGCTGCCCCAGACCCGCTTCGTGCTGCGCAAGGCGCTGGAGGCGAAGCTGCCGGTGATGCTGGTGGTCAACAAGGTCGACCGGCCCGACGCCCGCATCGCCGAGGTGGTCAGCGAGGTGGAGGAGCTGTTCCTCGACCTCGACGCCGCCCTGGAGCAGCTCGACTTCCCGATCGTCTACTGCGTGGCCCGCGAGGGCCGGGCGTCGCTGGAGCGACCTGCCGACGGCGCGGGCCTGCCCGAGGGCACCAACCTGAAGCCGCTGCTCGACCTGCTGGTCGAGCGCGTCCCGGCGCCGGAGCACAACCCCGACGCCCCGCTGCAGGCCCTGGTGACCAACCTCGACGCCTCGCCCTACCTGGGCCGCCTGGCGCTGTGCCGGGTGCGGGCCGGCACCATCCACAAGAACCAGCCGGTGGCCTGGTGCCGCACCGACGGCACGATCGAGCCGGCGAAGATCAGCGAGCTGTACGTCACCGAGGCGCTCGACCGGATCCCCGTCGACGAGGCCGGCCCCGGCGAGATCATCGCCATCGCCGGCCTGCCCGACATCACCATCGGCGAGACCCTGGCCGACATCGACGACCCGCGGCCGCTGCCGCTCATCACCATCGACGAGCCCAGCCTGTCGATGACGATCGGCATCAACACCAGCCCGCTCGCCGGCAAGGACAAGGCCGGCAAGAAGCTGACCGCCCGCCTGGTGAAGGGCCGCCTCGACCAGGAGGTCATCGGCAACGTCAGCATCCGGGTGCTGCCCACCGAGCGTCCCGACACCTGGGAGGTGCAGGGCCGCGGCGAGCTGCAGCTCGCGGTGCTGGTGGAGATGATGCGGCGCGAGGGCTTCGAGCTCACCGTGGGCAAGCCGCAGGTGCTGACCCGCGAGATCGACGGTGTCGTGCACGAGCCGATCGACCGCCTCACCGTCGACGTGCCCGAGGAGTACCTGGGCGTCGTCACCCAGCTGCTGGCCCTGCGCAAGGGCCGCATGGAGCAGATCGTCAACCACGGCACCGGCTGGGTGCGGGGCGAGTTCCTGATCCCGGCGCGGGGCCTGATCGGCTTCCGCACCGAGATGCTCACCGAGACGCGGGGCACGGCGCTGCTGCACCACGTGTTCGAGGGCATGGCGCCGTGGGCGGGCGAGATCAAGGCCCGTCGCAACGGTTCGCTGGTGGCCGACCGCTCCGGGCCGACCACCGGGTTCGCCCTGATCAGCCTGCAGGAGCGGGGCCAGCTCTACGTGGCGCCCGGCGTCGACGTGTACGAGGGGATGATCGTGGGGGAGAACGCCCGTGTCGAGGACATGGACGTCAACCCCACCAAGGAGAAGAAGCTCAACAACATCCGGTCGTCCACGGCCGAGGCGTTCGAGAAGCTGATCCCGCCCCGGCCGCTGTCGCTGGAGCAGGCGCTGGAGCTGATCGCCGAGGACGAGTGCGTCGAGGTCACCCCGTCGTTCGTCCGGCTGCGCAAGCTGGTCTTCGACCAGACCGAGCGGGCCCGGGCCGCCAAGCGCGCCAAGGCCTAG
- a CDS encoding sigma-70 family RNA polymerase sigma factor has protein sequence MWDVSDEALLAGYATGDAEMALVFVRRFQARVFGLALMITRDRSDADEVAQDAFVRAWRYARSFDARRGTVSGWLLGITRNAAVDRMRMAGERRERFDPRGPDELGIDLAVEDEAGPTAERHDALAQVARSLTRLPAAQREALVAVTLRGLSTREYAEAAGVPLGTAKTRVRLGLRRLRDHLEVEA, from the coding sequence ATGTGGGACGTGTCGGACGAGGCGCTCCTGGCGGGCTACGCCACGGGCGACGCGGAGATGGCCCTCGTCTTCGTCCGCCGCTTCCAGGCCCGGGTCTTCGGGTTGGCGCTGATGATCACCCGTGACCGCAGCGACGCCGACGAGGTGGCCCAGGACGCCTTCGTGCGCGCCTGGCGCTACGCCCGCAGCTTCGACGCCCGCCGTGGCACGGTCAGCGGCTGGCTGCTGGGCATCACCCGCAACGCCGCCGTCGACCGCATGCGGATGGCCGGCGAGCGGCGCGAGCGCTTCGACCCGCGGGGACCCGACGAGCTGGGCATCGACCTGGCCGTGGAGGACGAGGCCGGCCCCACCGCCGAGCGCCACGACGCCCTCGCCCAGGTCGCCCGCTCGCTGACGAGGTTGCCCGCAGCGCAACGGGAGGCGCTGGTCGCCGTTACCTTGCGAGGCCTGAGCACACGTGAGTACGCCGAGGCGGCCGGGGTCCCCCTCGGCACCGCCAAGACCCGGGTGCGCCTGGGCCTGCGCCGCCTGCGCGACCACCTGGAGGTGGAAGCGTGA
- a CDS encoding aldo/keto reductase, with the protein MQMPYRRLGRSGLEVSALSFGSWVSFGAQLDKGLARDCMAAAYDGGVNFFDNAESYAGGESERLMGQAIAELGWARHSYVISTKFFWGIHDSPNMRSTLNRKYLLQAIDGSLERLGLDFVDLIFCHRSDPDTPIEETVRACSDIVSSGKALYWGTSEWSADDIRAAWEIAERHHLHKPVMEQPQYNMFERRKVERSYLRLYDDLGLGLTTWSPLASGLLTGKYLGGDVPADSRAALPGYEWLRNSLTSGRYNDQIRALQGIAAELDASLAQLAIAWCAHNPHVSTVITGASRVEQVRENLAALDVLDRLDDTVMARIAEVIG; encoded by the coding sequence ATGCAGATGCCGTACAGGAGGCTCGGGCGTTCAGGGCTCGAGGTGAGTGCGCTGTCGTTCGGGTCGTGGGTCTCGTTCGGCGCCCAGCTCGACAAGGGCCTGGCGCGCGACTGCATGGCCGCCGCCTACGACGGCGGGGTCAACTTCTTCGACAACGCCGAGTCGTACGCCGGCGGTGAGTCGGAGCGGCTGATGGGTCAGGCGATCGCCGAGCTGGGTTGGGCCCGCCACTCCTACGTGATCTCCACCAAGTTCTTCTGGGGCATCCACGACAGCCCCAACATGCGCAGCACCCTGAACCGCAAGTACCTGCTCCAGGCCATCGACGGCTCGCTCGAACGCCTCGGGCTCGACTTCGTCGACCTGATCTTCTGCCACCGGTCCGACCCCGACACCCCGATCGAGGAGACGGTGCGGGCCTGCTCCGACATCGTGTCGTCGGGCAAGGCGCTCTACTGGGGCACGTCCGAGTGGTCGGCCGACGACATCCGGGCCGCCTGGGAGATCGCCGAGCGCCACCACCTGCACAAGCCGGTGATGGAGCAGCCGCAGTACAACATGTTCGAGCGCCGCAAGGTCGAGCGCTCCTACCTGCGCCTCTACGACGACCTCGGCCTCGGCCTCACCACCTGGAGCCCGCTGGCATCGGGCCTGCTCACCGGCAAGTACCTCGGTGGCGACGTGCCCGCCGACAGCCGCGCCGCCCTGCCCGGCTACGAGTGGCTGCGCAACTCGCTCACCAGCGGCCGCTACAACGACCAGATCCGCGCCCTGCAGGGCATCGCCGCCGAGCTGGACGCCTCGCTGGCCCAGCTCGCCATCGCCTGGTGCGCCCACAACCCGCACGTGTCGACGGTGATCACCGGCGCCAGCCGGGTGGAGCAGGTGCGCGAGAACCTGGCCGCGCTCGACGTCCTGGACCGGCTCGACGACACCGTGATGGCCCGCATCGCCGAGGTGATCGGCTGA
- a CDS encoding YceI family protein gives MTRTVDGEVLPAPGFFALDPAHTHVGFCVRHMMIAKVRGRFSAFHGTLKVGDEPGDSEVEVTVDLASIDTKDPQRDAHLRSADFFDVENFPTMAFRSTRILSVDGDCFRLDGDLTLHGVTRPIALDVMFDGVGTAADGGQRMGFSASGQIDREAFGLTWNQALETGGVLVGKLIRIDIEAELVRQ, from the coding sequence TTGACCCGCACGGTCGATGGCGAAGTATTGCCCGCGCCGGGCTTCTTCGCTCTCGATCCGGCCCACACCCACGTCGGATTTTGCGTCCGGCACATGATGATCGCCAAGGTTCGTGGCCGTTTTTCGGCGTTCCATGGAACGCTGAAGGTCGGCGACGAACCCGGCGACTCGGAGGTCGAGGTCACCGTCGACCTCGCCAGCATCGACACCAAGGACCCGCAGCGCGATGCCCACCTGCGCTCCGCGGACTTCTTCGACGTCGAGAACTTCCCGACGATGGCCTTCCGGAGCACGCGGATCCTCAGTGTCGACGGTGACTGCTTTCGCCTCGACGGCGATCTCACGCTTCACGGCGTCACTCGGCCGATCGCCCTCGACGTGATGTTCGACGGCGTCGGGACAGCTGCGGACGGCGGGCAGCGCATGGGCTTCAGCGCCAGCGGCCAGATCGACCGCGAGGCCTTCGGGCTCACCTGGAACCAGGCGCTCGAGACCGGCGGCGTGCTGGTCGGCAAGCTGATCCGAATCGACATCGAGGCCGAGCTGGTCCGTCAGTAG
- a CDS encoding cytochrome b/b6 domain-containing protein, translating to MTAPTTDASASASGETTHVRRYNRPARWFHSSTYLVVLVLLGTGWWLRRGGEGEPSFLADLLEQPDTEVHRAAGWALAGVAGVGLTLGIRAAWTFVRETVRVDRGDGRWFARWPVGALTGRFAPHRGHFDPGQRLANIAFAGSLGALIVSGIALTTLHGGDTFVLMVKVHRYATYVLTPLVIGHVLVALGILPGYRGVWRAMHWGGRVPLATARRLWPGSTKLRG from the coding sequence ATGACAGCCCCGACTACTGATGCCTCGGCGTCGGCGTCCGGCGAGACCACGCACGTCCGCCGCTACAACCGTCCGGCCCGCTGGTTCCACAGCAGCACCTACCTGGTCGTCCTGGTGCTGCTGGGAACGGGCTGGTGGTTGCGGCGCGGCGGCGAGGGTGAGCCCAGCTTCCTGGCCGACCTGCTCGAGCAGCCCGACACCGAGGTGCACCGTGCAGCCGGTTGGGCGCTCGCAGGCGTGGCAGGGGTCGGGCTCACCCTCGGCATCCGGGCGGCCTGGACCTTCGTGCGCGAGACCGTCCGGGTCGACCGCGGCGACGGCCGCTGGTTCGCCCGCTGGCCGGTCGGAGCGCTCACCGGGCGCTTCGCACCGCACCGGGGGCACTTCGACCCCGGCCAGCGCCTCGCCAACATCGCCTTCGCCGGCAGCCTCGGCGCGCTGATCGTCAGCGGCATCGCGCTCACCACGCTCCACGGCGGCGACACGTTCGTCCTGATGGTCAAGGTGCACCGCTACGCCACCTACGTGCTCACCCCGCTGGTGATCGGCCACGTCCTCGTCGCCCTCGGCATCCTCCCCGGCTACCGCGGCGTGTGGCGAGCGATGCACTGGGGCGGCCGCGTCCCCCTGGCGACCGCCCGCCGCCTCTGGCCCGGCTCTACGAAATTGCGTGGCTGA
- a CDS encoding ATP-binding protein, which yields MGLPAQALGARFRAWLTAPTSFDGIFPPAARRLGALYVGLTVPVLAALSTFAHGAHEYLVLFAGVPLLLYGVPSIALSLLAIHKAPITTTDRPSYLLWLAGTALFCASAVGILGGVFTDARWATGLGWPTTTAILLLLSGGIIRLTRSRSGGRAFSVDMVEAAMPVVVIAAPCILIWGSRILDADDRWFTVPAGVATMGLIFGSYWALALVLRLGPNARTLERAGLALCLIGTANGALQVAQGLSGFTLPAPPLIAAHGACLSMCVLVPLHLPRERRRGGLDRLPPLAQVRAGYLATLVTLVGLPVLVLTTVAVDERTSWAAPFSLGVATLLVVLAGLRHLAGVHETRQLYADVRQASHQRHLLLAQLMQRADEDRHRVAAQLHEQAVSAYTSVVLLQGSYTTPGGSSTASSDAGNQVRHDLAHHADSLRDLMLAIQPFEADRSGTRTLSAPIRAYLDSLYGDMPAPRLTVTTSDDIFLDWTTETILLRVVQEALRNVWRHSDATNVDVAIEANAGATATTLRVRDDGGGYDPAQVEESGIATMRAFAAVVDGSIHVESGPGRGTTVVARLGATSESHDDARLLRLVPNRKLP from the coding sequence TTGGGACTGCCCGCCCAGGCACTGGGGGCGCGCTTCCGCGCCTGGCTGACCGCGCCCACGAGCTTCGACGGCATCTTCCCGCCCGCGGCCCGGCGCCTGGGCGCGCTCTACGTGGGGCTGACCGTGCCGGTGCTGGCGGCGCTGTCGACCTTCGCGCACGGCGCCCACGAGTACCTGGTGCTGTTCGCGGGCGTGCCGCTGCTGCTCTACGGGGTTCCCTCCATCGCCCTGTCGCTCCTGGCCATCCACAAGGCGCCCATCACCACGACCGACCGTCCGTCGTACCTGCTGTGGCTGGCCGGCACCGCCCTGTTCTGCGCGTCGGCGGTGGGCATCCTGGGAGGCGTCTTCACCGACGCCCGCTGGGCCACCGGGCTCGGCTGGCCCACCACCACCGCCATCCTCCTGCTGCTCAGCGGCGGGATCATCCGGCTCACCCGCAGCCGCTCGGGCGGGCGGGCGTTCTCGGTCGACATGGTCGAGGCCGCCATGCCGGTCGTGGTGATCGCGGCGCCGTGCATCCTGATCTGGGGCAGCCGCATCCTCGACGCCGACGACCGCTGGTTCACCGTGCCCGCCGGCGTGGCCACTATGGGCCTCATCTTCGGCAGCTACTGGGCGCTGGCCCTGGTGCTGCGGCTCGGCCCCAACGCCCGCACGCTGGAGCGCGCCGGGCTGGCGCTGTGCCTCATCGGCACGGCCAACGGCGCCCTGCAGGTGGCCCAGGGCCTGTCGGGCTTCACGCTGCCGGCACCGCCGCTGATCGCCGCGCACGGCGCCTGCCTGAGCATGTGCGTGCTGGTGCCGCTCCATCTGCCGCGCGAGCGCCGCCGCGGCGGTCTCGACCGCCTGCCCCCGCTCGCCCAGGTGCGGGCCGGCTACCTCGCCACCCTGGTGACGCTGGTGGGCCTGCCCGTGCTGGTGCTCACCACGGTCGCCGTCGACGAGCGCACCAGCTGGGCGGCGCCGTTCTCGCTCGGCGTCGCCACGCTGCTGGTGGTGCTGGCCGGCCTGCGGCACCTGGCCGGGGTTCACGAGACCCGCCAGCTGTACGCCGACGTGCGGCAGGCGTCGCACCAGCGGCACCTGCTGCTGGCCCAGCTCATGCAGCGCGCCGACGAGGACCGCCACCGGGTCGCCGCCCAGCTCCACGAGCAGGCGGTGTCCGCCTACACGTCCGTCGTGCTGCTGCAGGGGTCGTACACCACGCCCGGCGGCAGCAGCACCGCCTCGTCCGACGCCGGCAACCAGGTCCGCCACGACCTGGCCCACCACGCCGACTCGCTGCGCGACCTCATGCTGGCCATCCAGCCGTTCGAGGCCGACCGCAGCGGCACCCGCACGCTGTCGGCCCCCATCCGCGCCTACCTCGACAGCCTCTACGGCGACATGCCGGCGCCCCGGCTCACGGTCACCACCAGCGACGACATCTTCCTCGACTGGACCACCGAGACCATCCTGCTGCGAGTCGTCCAGGAGGCGCTGCGCAACGTGTGGCGGCACAGCGATGCGACCAACGTCGACGTGGCGATCGAGGCGAACGCGGGCGCCACGGCCACGACGCTGCGGGTGCGCGACGACGGCGGCGGCTACGACCCGGCCCAGGTCGAGGAGTCGGGGATCGCCACCATGCGGGCGTTCGCGGCGGTCGTCGACGGCAGCATCCACGTCGAGAGCGGACCGGGCCGCGGGACGACGGTCGTCGCCCGGCTAGGCGCTACCAGCGAGAGTCACGACGACGCGCGACTGCTCCGCCTCGTGCCGAACCGGAAGCTCCCCTGA